In a genomic window of Zingiber officinale cultivar Zhangliang chromosome 9B, Zo_v1.1, whole genome shotgun sequence:
- the LOC122024064 gene encoding phosphatidylinositol 4-phosphate 5-kinase 1-like: MRRFGREGDANGGADAAVAEGEKPVVVAVPSVAPDEAFHYARSRSQGGGGRRVAPAIGPPDEEAAAEVAEKVLANGDMYTGSFVGNGPHGRGKYLWADGCMYEGEWRRGKAAGKGKFSWPSGATFEGDFRSGRMEGFGTFTGSEGDTYRGLWVADRKHGYGCKWYANGDYYEGGWRRNLQEGRGRYVWRSGNQYVGEWRNGVISGRGLLIWANGNRYDGLWENGVPKGSGVFTWPDGSCCVRNRSKGDLKSINGAFYPALSGGKKITGKRSPFSPLEETFVLPSLIPGSRKRSSVDGLGRRSSTMEKNFPRICIWESDGDAGDITCDIIDTIEAAMLYKDGMPFAQGGRTLVGSITQRRSSCFLSTREPKKPGQTISKGHKNYDLMLNLQLGISYSIGKPGSLRELRTADFDPREKFWTRFPPEGSKITPPHQSIEFRWKDYCPMVFRHLRKLFNVDPADYMLAICGNDALRELSSPGKSGSVFYLTQDDRFMIKTVKKSEVKVLLRMLPSYYKHVSMYKNSLITKFYGVHCVKPIGGPKIRFVVMGNLFCSEYHIHRRFDLKGSSYGRTSHKAEEEIDEVTTLKDLDLNYVFQLHRSWYLDLLEQIKRDCEFLEAEGIMDYSLLLGIHFCDDISPSYTGLSPRSPSLKGYRKSDSFLDRIAWSDLRFSKSTHRSMSTTRDDRNPPLRQLGINMPARAERTTNSRSMSIPNGNAHNVILYFGIIDILQGYNISKKLEHAYKSLQVDPNSISAVDPKLYSRRFQDLIRRIFVEDG, from the exons ATGCGGCGGTTCGGTCGTGAAGGAGACGCCAATGGAGGGGCGGACGCGGCGGTTGCAGAAGGAGAGAAGCCAGTGGTTGTAGCCGTCCCTTCTGTGGCCCCGGATGAGGCGTTCCACTACGCGAGGAGTAGATCTCAAGGCGGTGGCGGTAGGAGAGTCGCCCCTGCCATTGGTCCACCCGATGAGGAGGCGGCAGCGGAGGTGGCGGAGAAGGTGCTTGCGAATGGGGATATGTACACTGGGTCTTTCGTCGGGAACGGCCCCCACGGACGGGGGAAATATTTGTGGGCGGATGGGTGTATGTATGAGGGTGAATGGAGGCGGGGGAAGGCGGCTGGGAAGGGCAAGTTCTCGTGGCCCTCCGGCGCGACGTTTGAGGGCGACTTTCGCTCCGGACGGATGGAGGGGTTCGGGACATTCACTGGATCGGAGGGAGACACCTACCGCGGTCTCTGGGTCGCCGACCGGAAGCACGGCTACGGATGTAAGTGGTACGCGAACGGCGACTACTATGAGGGCGGGTGGCGTCGCAACCTCCAGGAGGGTAGAGGCAGGTATGTGTGGCGGAGTGGGAATCAGTACGTCGGGGAGTGGCGGAACGGCGTCATCTCCGGCCGTGGCTTACTTATCTGGGCGAATGGCAACCGCTACGACGGACTTTGGGAGAACGGCGTGCCTAAAGGAAGCGGCGTTTTCACGTGGCCCGACGGCAGCTGCTGCGTACGTAACCGCAGCAAAGGCGATCTCAAGAGCATCAACGGTGCCTTTTACCCTGCTCTCTCAGGTGGCAAAAAGATCACCGGAAAAAGGAGCCCATTCTCCCCTCTGGAGGAAACCTTCGTGCTCCCGTCATTGATTCCCGGTTCAAGGAAGAGGTCATCGGTGGATGGGCTGGGTCGGAGGAGCTCCACCATGGAGAAAAACTTCCCGAGGATCTGTATCTGGGAATCTGATGGTGACGCAGGAGATATCACATGTGATATTATAGACACAATTGAGGCGGCCATGCTCTACAAGGATGGGATGCCCTTCGCTCAGGGAGGACGCACACTCGTTGGTTCCATCACGCAGCGGCGCAGCTCATGTTTCTTGTCGACGAGAGAGCCAAAGAAGCCCGGGCAGACTATATCGAAAGGGCATAAGAATTACGATTTGATGTTGAACCTTCAATTGGGCATCAG TTATTCTATTGGAAAGCCTGGTTCGTTGAGAGAGCTCAGAACAGCGGATTTTGATCCCAGGGAGAAGTTTTGGACAAGATTTCCTCCTGAGGGTTCAAAGATTACTCCTCCCCATCAATCTATCGAGTTCCGTTGGAAGGATTATTGCCCCATGGTTTTTAG ACACTTGAGGAAATTGTTTAATGTGGATCCAGCAGATTATATGCTAGCTATATGTGGAAATGATGCACTGAGGGAATTGTCTTCACCGGGAAAGAGTGGGAGTGTCTTTTACCTTACCCAAGATGATCGCTTCATGATTAAGACAGTGAAGAAATCTGAAGTGAAG GTACTTCTTAGGATGCTTCCAAGTTACTACAAACATGTTTCTATGTATAAAAACTCACTGATCACAAAGTTCTATGGTGTGCATTGTGTGAAGCCAATTGGTGGACCAAAG ATACGATTCGTGGTAATGGGCAATTTGTTCTGCTCAGAATACCATATTCATAGAAGATTTGACCTGAAAGGTTCATCCTATGGTCGAACATCTCACAAGGCTGAGGAAGAGATTGATGAGGTAACGACCCTCAAGGATCTTGACCTTAACTATGTATTTCAACTTCATAGGTCATGGTACCTAGACCTTCTAGA ACAAATCAAACGGGATTGTGAATTCTTGGAAGCAGAGGGTATTATGGACTATAGTCTTCTGTTAGGAATTCATTTCTGTGATGACATTTCACCATCTTATACAGGTCTATCACCGCGCTCTCCTTCTCTGA AGGGTTATCGCAAGAGTGACTCCTTCCTAGATCGAATAGCTTGGTCAGACTTGCGGTTCTCAAAGTCTACCCATCGAAGTATGAGTACAACAAGGGATGACCG GAATCCCCCCTTGCGTCAGCTAGGTATAAACATGCCTGCAAGAGCAGAGCGCACAACAAATAGTAGGTCGATGTCAATCCCCAACGGCAATGCCCATAATGTAATTCTCTATTTTGGCATCATAGATATCCTCCAAGGCTACAACATCTCTAAGAAGTTAGAGCATGCCTACAAATCCTTGCAAGTGGATCCCAATTCCATCTCAGCAGTAGATCCAAAGCTCTACTCTAGGAGATTCCAAGATCTCATCCGGCGAATTTTTGTAGAAGATGGTTGA